One window from the genome of Sulfodiicoccus acidiphilus encodes:
- a CDS encoding PaaI family thioesterase translates to MEDLEAVNKTFEELEPFFKFLKLRIVKLEEGRAVLEIPFHKEITRTGDILHGGAVMTVMDYTGGLTVMTVNDGEDQVTQELKVNFLEPMRKGPFTSEGKIVRKGRTTVVVDLEFRDSSGTLGAKALGTWYILRRM, encoded by the coding sequence ATGGAGGACCTGGAGGCCGTTAACAAGACCTTCGAGGAACTCGAACCGTTCTTCAAGTTCCTCAAGTTAAGGATTGTGAAACTAGAGGAAGGGAGGGCTGTGCTTGAGATTCCGTTTCACAAGGAGATCACCAGAACGGGGGACATCCTACATGGAGGAGCCGTAATGACGGTGATGGATTACACGGGTGGTCTCACAGTGATGACTGTGAACGATGGAGAAGATCAGGTAACGCAGGAACTCAAGGTCAACTTTCTCGAACCAATGAGAAAAGGCCCCTTCACCTCGGAAGGGAAAATAGTGAGGAAAGGACGAACCACAGTGGTGGTAGACCTAGAGTTCAGGGACTCGTCGGGGACATTGGGAGCCAAGGCCCTTGGCACGTGGTACATCTTGAGAAGAATGTGA
- a CDS encoding DNA-3-methyladenine glycosylase family protein, with protein MGPHEQLALKDDVMRMLVQKYGKLRPEIKDKFFGLIEAVVWQQLSWKAASAVVARLRSIGTTPESIVAHSSILTGVGLSRRKVEYIISIAKAVEQGTLDLEALTWKSDDEVLATLTTMRGIGEWTAQMYLIFCLRREDVLPAGDLGVRKAIGRLYFNGSVPDRKQVLQLGEKWKPVRTYATIYLWKSGTNDSTIPVLTV; from the coding sequence ATGGGCCCTCATGAACAATTGGCCCTGAAGGACGATGTCATGAGAATGCTAGTCCAGAAGTACGGGAAGCTAAGACCCGAGATTAAAGACAAGTTCTTCGGCCTAATAGAGGCGGTGGTGTGGCAGCAACTTAGCTGGAAGGCAGCTTCCGCCGTGGTGGCGAGGCTCCGGTCTATTGGGACTACCCCCGAGTCGATCGTGGCTCACTCCTCCATTCTGACTGGGGTGGGTCTCTCGAGGAGAAAAGTTGAGTATATAATCTCCATAGCTAAGGCAGTGGAGCAAGGAACCTTAGACTTGGAGGCCCTCACTTGGAAGTCAGACGACGAGGTTTTAGCAACATTAACGACCATGAGGGGAATAGGGGAGTGGACTGCTCAGATGTACCTCATTTTTTGTCTAAGAAGGGAGGATGTTCTCCCGGCCGGGGACCTAGGTGTGAGGAAGGCGATAGGAAGACTCTACTTCAATGGATCCGTCCCCGACAGGAAGCAGGTGCTCCAGTTGGGCGAGAAGTGGAAGCCGGTGAGGACTTACGCCACCATCTACCTTTGGAAGAGCGGTACGAACGACTCTACCATTCCAGTGCTCACAGTTTAA
- a CDS encoding Zn-ribbon domain-containing OB-fold protein codes for MEVRMEIDAYEYTPGPMGDKWLEELKQGRLTASKCSSCGTVFLPPKLYCPVCRGEAKELVPTGKGRAVNVVQVKVDDEGKKLTRPVKLALIRFDGIFGGLLHYVSDEVEEGDQVKPKFKVERRGSITDIEFFERV; via the coding sequence ATGGAAGTGAGAATGGAAATAGATGCCTACGAGTACACTCCAGGTCCAATGGGGGATAAGTGGCTTGAGGAGCTAAAGCAGGGAAGACTCACGGCCTCGAAGTGCTCTTCGTGTGGGACGGTCTTTCTACCTCCTAAGTTGTATTGTCCTGTGTGCAGAGGTGAGGCGAAGGAGCTCGTTCCCACTGGGAAGGGAAGGGCCGTAAACGTGGTGCAGGTGAAAGTGGACGATGAGGGGAAGAAACTGACTAGACCCGTGAAGCTAGCCTTGATACGTTTTGACGGGATCTTCGGGGGACTGCTCCATTACGTGTCAGACGAAGTCGAGGAGGGAGACCAGGTCAAACCGAAGTTCAAGGTAGAGAGGAGGGGATCCATAACTGACATTGAGTTCTTCGAGAGGGTTTGA
- a CDS encoding Zn-ribbon domain-containing OB-fold protein: MNSTKGTPLSEEDFKRAVKEITRPRAVYDVAPGEAYSRFFRGLKEGKILGTRCPSCRLVHVPPKVYCQYCYVPLTEWVEVKDEGYVETAVVVYIAAERERLETPEVVGVVRLEGSGDEYRFPGLMHRICADPDDVKSMKLLGSKVRARWAKEKQGGINDIECFEVVQWK, translated from the coding sequence GTGAATTCGACGAAGGGCACGCCCCTCAGCGAGGAGGACTTCAAGAGGGCCGTGAAAGAGATCACTAGGCCGAGAGCAGTCTACGACGTGGCCCCAGGAGAGGCATACTCTAGGTTCTTCCGTGGATTGAAGGAAGGGAAGATCTTGGGAACTAGGTGCCCCTCCTGTCGTCTGGTTCACGTTCCCCCTAAGGTATACTGTCAGTACTGCTACGTCCCACTTACTGAGTGGGTGGAGGTAAAAGATGAGGGATACGTGGAGACCGCTGTCGTGGTTTACATAGCTGCGGAGAGGGAAAGGTTGGAGACGCCAGAAGTGGTTGGGGTTGTGCGGCTTGAGGGATCTGGGGACGAGTACCGCTTTCCAGGGCTGATGCACAGGATCTGTGCCGACCCCGACGACGTTAAGTCGATGAAGCTCCTAGGATCTAAGGTGAGGGCTAGATGGGCAAAGGAGAAACAGGGAGGAATAAACGACATAGAGTGTTTCGAGGTGGTACAATGGAAGTGA